In Phoenix dactylifera cultivar Barhee BC4 chromosome 1, palm_55x_up_171113_PBpolish2nd_filt_p, whole genome shotgun sequence, the genomic stretch TACTAGAACTAGACAGCATCAACAACAGTTCTCTACAAGCATATTAATTAAGATTGGATTTTGGGTGCATGGCTTAGAAGGATCCAAGCTAAGCTAAGGGTAGGTGACGAGACGGCGGGAACAACTAGTGCAGGAGTACTTCCTCTTGGTCTTGAGGCAGAGGGGAAGGCAGCAGAGCCTCCAAGCCGTTTCCACGTccgtcgccatcaccgctcctcCGCAGTACGGGCAGTTTCCGGGCGCCTGCTGAGTTCCCAGCACTGTCTCCTCCTCGTCGCACACGAACACCAGGCACATCGCTCTTTATCCTTCTCTCTCGCGCTCTCTATTTCTTCGCTGGGTGGAATATCTTTTATCTCCTTTTTATCTCGAATAGGTTTCGTTGGGGTTTTTTTTATTCCGGATGGGATTTGGGTAATGGGTGGTGATCTCGCCGGGGTGTGGGGTTTATATGGAGTGGAGGACCCGACACAAGAGGGGGAACAgagacttaaaaaaaaaaaaataaataaaaaaataaaaaaaggtcaGAAACACATTTTATAGAACAGAGCAGCTAATTGGGTCATCTCATTTGTTGCTCGGTATAATGAAGAGATCAGCTAAACGATCGGTATCAGACATATCCGCATCTTAATGCTATTTACTTTCTTCTGACTTGAGGTTATACCACATTAAAGTAATATGAATGTCAATTTTTATCTataaaaataagataataataatgaaaaagaagaaagaggaggcgAGGAACCGGACCCCAACCgttcttatttttgttttggCCGTTGCCCCCGAATAGGAGGTGGGCACGGTGCCTCTGTCAGCCTTCCACATGGAAGAGCTTTGGGTTGCACGGGAAGCTGAGAGAAATttttatttgagtttttttttttcttttttgaaaaacaGAGACTGGAGAGGACTTTGAAATTTGGAATTTTCATTTCTTGGCTTGAAATGCGGAAATAAACTCATTTTGAGTTCGAAGTCTCGCAAGggtgaaaaaaaaattggaggaAAATGGGCAGATATTTTGTTTTCGTTTTTTGGTGATTTTTTGAGGTGGTAGAGGTTGAAAGGGAATCCAATCTATAACTTTGATCAAGATAGAATTTGAACTAGAAGCTTTTGGTAATCATCAATGATTTTATCTGCCAAATAATATGTCATCTATAGGAAATTTGTAGTTAGAGAGTGACAAGCATGTGAGTTACTTCTAAGACTATAATACTAATATTATAAAGTATTTTTAGGAAGAAATATGACTTTTATGAATGTGGAAAATGTCGTTTCGATGGGAGATACTTAGGCTCCATTTGACAAAGTTTTTGGTGGGTTAGAAAGTACTTTCTAccctccaaaagtatttttagatACAATAGTAGTGTTTGATAAAAAATCGAAAAGCTGTTTTGGtattaataaaatttttctGATAACCAAAATGCCCATCAACAAATCTCATGATTATATctcatattatatcatatcatattataatatattatgatattataaatataatatagcataataataaattaaaacattttgttatattataatttatttctacattataatagtatattatattattgtagtaatacataattataatataatatattcttatattatattataagcaTAATACGACAtatcataatattataatataataataatagttattttatcataatataatatattattataatatacttttaataatataacaagatattatattatatgattAATTCTGTatgtttatattataataatataatatcattatattacaataatacaatctaatataataatatttaataataatataatattattatactaaAATATAATCAATTCCATTATAATCTATTATTAGATTAGATTCTAAtccattatattatatcatatcgtTATATTATATtgcaatattattatataatattatattatatattatgtcataattataataatattatattatattatattacattgtaGTAGGTTTCTCTCATGTCATGTACTACAAATTTTCATCGAAAAAATACTATTATACTGTTAATAATACcttattatatcatattatattatactatattataataatattatacaaaataataatattttaatatgtaataatatgtagtattttattgtattatattctGCTATGTAATACCATGCAATATTCTTTACTGTCATTTTATTATAACTTTCTCGTCTTGGTTACCAAACATATGCTAAAGcttcataattatttttttttttttttgctttgaaaaagggaagaggagGGTCTGGAGAACCTCACCCGTATAGCAACCCCCATTGGGCCCCCTTCCTACTGGAGAATATTCGATGCAGGTAAAACCTTTTTTACTTATACTCTCCCCATCTGTGAGGAGCCCTACCTGCGTGGCAACCCCTTCAcgtatgagtacgtcacaccaacACCATCTAAGTAACCGGTAGACTAGATAGCGACTCCACGGAGCAAACCAGGCAGGAGGCATCCGATAAGCTTCACAATATTTTAGAAATGTATATCGAACAATAAAtagatttttataaaaattctactttcaaaagctctatTTTCTAAAAGCTTTATTTTTAAAAGCtctaaaagctctactgccaacaataATCCTAAGCAAAGCCTTAGCCTCTAGCTGTATATGTCTATCCATCTCTGTGGATGGAACGCATGCAGCTGATTTTGGATTTTCTAATTTAGAATTGgtgaaactgaaagcaaccaTATGCATTTGTAATGAACGCATCCTTACTCCTTCTGGGACCCGGGATCTGAAGCTTGGGAAGCTATATAGAACTCTAATAAAATTATTAGTTATGAGAGTTCTCCAGTAGCCCATCTTTTGACTTCACAATTCGGTTTCTATATACATCATGTATCAATATATATCAAAAACAGTTTGCTTTCTAtaagattttttaaaaatattcagAAGCCACTTTCGTGCGAACTCTACAATGGCCTATATTTTGATTTCACAATTCAGTATATGAaagattatttaaaaatagaccAACATGCAGGTTCACTCAAAACccttctttgttttttctcCACTTCGATTAGGAAGGAGTCTTATGTAGGGAGCTCCAACTATATACTAAATATCTGGGGGGTTGGTTACTCGAACCAGCATTTCCACTCGGGGAAAAAATCTCCAatccataaaaaaattatgttggCCAAATCCTCAAGAATACGCTACCCAAGAATCCCAGCACCTGTAATTTGTAAATAGAGGGGTAAATAGTAAAAAAACACTCTTGTTTTCTTGTCTTGCTCAGCTACCGGACCATAGGTCTGGCATGGGTGGCTAGAGGGTTGCAAAATATAGGGTAAAAGCATCTTGCATTCATTTATGAAGCCAATGCAATTGTTTCgctcaaaattttatttctttctctctttttttgttttccccGAAGCAAGGTGCATTTCTTTTATGATCCATGAATCCAATGTAGCTTCACAAAAAATGATCAAGCATATGTTATCTCTCATGCACATTAAAACTTAGGGCTATTAATGCAAGTAGTTAGAGTATTTACAAATCCGCAAAGTGCCCATTTTGTTAGAGGTAGTCtgacatgaaaaaataaatcttaTAGCAGATTACCATATTTGGTAAAAAAAGTATATGAAATAGATGGTAAAATAAATGGCGGATCCAATATTTACTTTTTTGATGGAGAAGTTAAAACAAATACCACTGGAAGTGGAATTTGTTTTCTCATGCTGAATTATAAAGTGGAGATAATTTGAAATTatcatttttgacaaaaataccctcacttatattatattaattatattatataattaatattaatgtattatattaatattatattaatgtataataaatatcaaatatattgattaatatttataaataatcatatatttaatatactaatatattaattaattatcaatcaatAAATCCAACAAAGAATTTATTAATAATTCATATATTTACTTATATACCAAAAcatactaaaatttatttataataagaaatatttttctaacatatatgtaattaatttaaaaaatatttattaactcatgtaaatatattttaatatttaaaataaccaaTTTTGAAAGTGTTTATGTAAGTAGACCATAAATTATCAACAAATggatggaaaaaaaattattatttaaattgtttatttagaaatattgttaaaaattaagcaatatttttatataagatTATGTCTGACCAAATATAGCCATCTTTGTTCGatattattttcttaaataattttttatcaaccaaatatgataaaatttatttctttataattatttttttgtttttaaaattatCAAATCACCTCGTAATCTGATAAAATTGAACGCCGATGTTAACACCGGGCCCATCCGGTTGTTCTAAAACCAGCCGGCGGAAATCGGATTCCGCTCACGATTTCAAAGCCAGGCAGCATCCGGAAAGCGGAAGACACTGTACGGGGCGTGGGGATCACGTGACGCTGTCTCCAGCCGTATAATCCACGCGCGTCCACCCGTCAATCCGATAGCCTCTAATCGGCCAGCGGCCACGCGGCTCATCGGACGGCAGGAATCGGCAGGGCCTGTGCCTCCGTATTCGAGGGCACCGGGAGGTGGGCGCCACGAGAGGGTTGTCCTGTCGCCTGTCGGTGCCTCGCCCGTCCCAACTTTCAAGCTGGGCCACGTCCAAAGAATGCCAGATTTCTGCGTGGAAAATTTATATGGCAGCAATCAAATCCCTAGTGAATTTTGAATTGTTTGTAGGCTAGGCATCAACGCTACAAGTCAAAACTTATCGGTACGAAGAAGCAAAATAAACcagaaatagctgaaaatataaTTAAAGTAATAGAGAAGAAGCATGATTCACGAGCCAAACTTCGACATTGCATTTAATATCTAGGAGGCGGATGGTAGATGCAAAATAGAACTCATTGGGTCACCAAATCCGAGCTTACAAACAGAAACAGTATCGCTAGGTCGCGTTCATCCGCTCTCATCTATTTGATTATGTCATGCTGCTATTTCTTCATATGCTCTAACTCTCGATTTCCCACGCTActcactggaagttcttgcgcAATTTCACTACGAGAAATGGCGACCAGCTTATTGCGAGTGTTTGGCGCTAATAAATAAAAGACTTATCATATATACTCTTGCTTAAGTTTCATCTGtcttctttattttaatataaagaatagtataaataaatataaatttcaaaGTGGATAAATTACCTTCTGTGCTAATGTCCACGTCTTGTACGTTGACAATTGTGTCCCGCCCTTCGAGATCCGAGCATGAGGCGcgttctaattaaaaaaaaaatcaaaagcgaCCGACTTTGTTGGCTGTCCGCTTGCACTtacgaaaacaacaagttgctGCTCTTTCTCCAATATCAACTAGAAAATGttgaaagagtagtcgcatAGAAATAAAGAAGTAAAGGGAAAAGGCAGTTGCATCCGGAGCACGACAAAGGAGAACAATGTGAAAGTTGGAATAAGGGAACAAGTCCGTCTGACGACTAGCCCTCACAGCTCTAAGGATTCGTGGAGGAATGAATATTCTATAGGCCAGCGAGGTGCGTAGTAAAGTAATATCTCTATGTCCACGAGGATGCGCTCAATAGCTTGCCCGCAGAGCTCTAAGGATTCGTGgaagaatattctatatgccacCAAGTTGTGTAGTAAACTAATATTTCTGCGACTACACGATAAAAAGGTTCCCAACGAACGTGGATGACACTCTAAAAGCTTGTGAACACATGGGCTGCAGAATACTTCGGTCTGACTTGATCCGAAGTATGTATGTATGATGTcaagataaaaataaaagctgGAACTCAAAAGCAACCTTATGGTAAGCATGGAAAACTTCTGGAAAACACActtaaaaaaaggagaaaagaaatcTCACCTCTAATTATCATGTTGCTCCAAATCTAATGTCTGATTCCATCTCTTGGTCTTGGACAGCTCTTAAAAGAGTGCTTGGAAAATCCCGTAGAATTGAGCTAGATTTTTTTATAAGAATCGGATTTGTTGGCCTACCCATCCCATATTCTTCTAACAATTCATTCTAATCTTAGCTTAAATCCTACCTGTAGACCTATTAGCCTGTaggaatataaaaaaatatcttcatagattttttttttcttccacagGTTTTAAGCTAGAAAGGTATTGGATTGATACGGGCCTACTCAAATGGATTGCCCACTCTAtgaatcaaataaaaaattcagTAAAATTGGGCTAAATTTTTTATAGGAATCAGATTTGTTGGCCTATCCATCCCATATTCTTTTAACAATCCATTCTAATCTTAGCTTAAATCCTACCTATAGACCTGTTAGCCTccatgaattaaaaaaaaaatatcttcataattttttttttcttccagagGATTTAAGCTAGAAAGGTATTGGATTGATACGGCCTACTCCAATGGATTGCCCACTCTATGAATCAAATAAAAATATCCAGCCAAACCCAACTGGATTTTTCAAACACGTCATTGTCGTTGCTACTGCACTCCCACTTTGTTTGTAACAGCCATTTCCAAAAGTAACAGCTATGATCCATTACGATGAAAGTTCTTCTAATTGATATTTCAGTCTAAATTTTCCGCGGGAGAAGACTTCACCCCCAATAGAATAACCAAGATATTTGGCGTAATCTTCTTCCATGCACTCCGGGTCCAATCCCTCTTCAACAATTTTCACACACCACATTTTAGGTAAACCTACTGATCGACTCATATCTAGGTTTCCATGCTACACGGTGTGAAGGCTCATTGGCTTGTAAGAGATTGTTCAAATGTGCAAATGGATGCATCTGGCTTCAAATGGTTTAAGCAGGATTGTGGGTGGAGCAGCAGCCAGGCCATTGCTTAGCTTGAGTTTGGTCCCCACAACCTTCCACCAGCAGGGCGGCCAAACCCCATTCTGCAGTCGACAGCCTCACACTACCCCAATAGAATAATCTTAAACTTGTGGAAAAAAAGGACCTCCCATTTCTAGGACAGGTTTCTTCCCCAAAAGTTTATtgcgggctcgtttggttcgcgaaaaaagaaggaaagaaagtgtggtcaacggaaaaataatgagatgcctcttatttggttggagttttcaaaggagagagatgaaaaaTTTGTATTCtcatagaaatatgattccatatattttatgagaaagtatttcccatgagaaacataaaaaagttacttttccatgagctggaaatcactccattttattttttcttaaaaaaacccttcagcattaaagaggcattaaagacctaatttttattaagggtataataggaattacacataactttccgAGGAAAGTggatagtcaaccaaacataagcactctgaaaatctcactttcccatggttaaccaaacatgccaaaagtacttttccatACATTCTCTTCTTAGGAATCTGCTTTTCAAGAATCATATTACAAGgagaaaaaatgcttcccgtgaaccaaacgagccctgcaTGTAAAACTGTAAATATACTAGAGGCATTTTTTAGTTACTACCTGCTAAATTTGTTCATCAAATTGGACTAATAAGAATAAGGGGGGCAATCAGGTCGGGTCAAGCATAAACAAGTCGGGTCAAATACAAGTCTGATCAGAAAATTATAAACCTGAactcgacctgtttattaaacaaatcAGGAATTAcaatctgaacccgacctgtttaataaacaggtcacctGAACCGACCTGTTTAAGGAAAGAAAAGGGTGAGGGCTGGGGGGATGGGAGGGGAaaagacgagagagagagagagagagagagagagagagaggcgggaGGGTAAAGCcgtaaaggagaaaaaaaaaatcttgctcatcttcttccccgatcAGCCTCCCTCGCCACGGCTACGCCCGAGCCGCCACCTCGCACCGCCCGTGGCCTCCGCCTTGCAGCATCACCGTCGGAGCTTCACCGGTCGAACCACCGCCTCGAGATATGCCGTGACCGCCACTGTGCCGCCGTTGCAGCGCCGCACCGAGCCGCCATCGCTGAGCCCTCCTCCTGGCGACGGTCAGCCTCTCGACTTGGACTATCGGGTTTGCCTGCGCTCGCCCCTTCCGCACTCCGCTACGGAGCTCCGGCATCCTTCATCCATCCAACCTCATGCCCGAAAAACCCTATATTTTCCTAATTCTCCAAACCCTATCTCGTCgatgagaaagagaagaaattcGGAGAGATTCGAGCGACGACGACGAGAGCACCGATCGAGATACCGGATTTGCAGGTGATGATGAACAGGGACTGGATGCGAGCGGTGACGATGAGAGGGATACCGGATACGGATTAGGAAATCAAAAGGCCAAAGGGGAAAACACTGTGGCCATGATTTGTAAGAGATACCGGATACGGATTaggaaattatttaatattataggttaaacgggttataTGGGTCCAACAACTAAAAtctgtatccgacccaattaataaacaggataaacgggtcaacctgtttacgacccgaacctatTTAGGTCAAATCCGAACCTGTTTATGACGGATCGAATGTGGGTCGGCTTAGTGGgttgggtcatattttgccacccctaagtAAGAATATTTAATTCTCTCACCTACCAGCTCACTCTAGAATCCGAACTTTCTACCAATTCCACCATCCTCTGCTGTTGTACAACGCTCTCGAAGGCATCATAAAAATAACACATGCAGATATAATTTGTTTATCTATCTTAATTGCTCTTGAAGTGTAATATAGcaatttgataaattatatttaaaatattatgtaGGTTTATCAAAACCATCATCGTGGCTAGAATATAGACTACAATAAATTACAAGGTCATAGATGTGTAAATTGGCCTTGAGTTTGAgtcaaaattaaattataaatatgtaattgttatatataatgttatatatatatttgcaacaaattagaaatatatttatatatatttttgttacaCATAGTTGTTATAGTATCTATTTGAAGGAACCATAGTAGATTAGACTTTGAAGTAGGTCATTTGACACAGACTTCTACTTATCACACATACAGTATAGTCCTTGCGCGAAGTACATTGATTTTTC encodes the following:
- the LOC120103918 gene encoding uncharacterized protein LOC120103918 isoform X5; this encodes MELTSMIYEDVHLHFKNYIKKGAACGGMKLRGYVCHGHDSTSVAVMTQKSGILWTWPSLKVGTGEAPTGDRTTLSWRPPPGALEYGGTGPADSCRPMSRVAAGRLEAIGLTGGRAWIIRLETASRDPHAPYSVFRFPDAAWL
- the LOC120111525 gene encoding uncharacterized protein LOC120111525, whose protein sequence is MCLVFVCDEEETVLGTQQAPGNCPYCGGAVMATDVETAWRLCCLPLCLKTKRKYSCTSCSRRLVTYP